The following proteins are co-located in the Corynebacterium aquilae DSM 44791 genome:
- the der gene encoding bifunctional cytidylate kinase/GTPase Der, with protein MISNIDNQGLLVAVDGPSGAGKSTACRAVARALDAKYLDTGAMYRVATLHVLNQGIDPADTQAVIAATAQLPLTVNDDPDSREVLLGGVDVSADIRTPEVTTAVSAVSAIPAVRENLVAAQRDLAARAGRCVLDGRDIGTNVFPDAPAKIFLTASAQVRARRRHNELEQAGHAITFEEVLADVERRDHLDSTRATNPLAPADDAYLLDSSDMSLDEVIATMLAIIEDSCEEYADNGADDDYEELSDTEYTILDESDFDESEFGDADFGEDFTEEQWQEMEKAFGINPDGHVQENLCTVAIVGRPNVGKSSLVNRFLGRREAVVEDFPGVTRDRISYIADWGGRRFWVQDTGGWDPDAKGIHGAIARQAETAMATADVIVFVVDTKVGITETDEVMARKLQRSDVPVILVANKFDSDSQYGDMAEFYALGLGDPYPVSAQHGRGGADVLDQILKEFPDSPRHPSIVDGPRRVALVGKPNVGKSSLLNKISGEERSVVDNVAGTTVDPVDSLVQLDQQLWKFIDTAGLRRKVKNAQGHEYYASLRTKSAIDAAEVCVFMLDASEPVSEQDQKVLNMIVESGRALVIAFNKWDLMDEDRRELLDREIDLQLAHIPWARRINISAKTGRALQRLEPAMIEALESWDQRVTTGQLNNWLRQTIAQNPPPMRGGRLPRVLFATQASTRPPVIVLFTTGFLEAGYRRYLERRFRETFGFEGSPVRIAVRVREKRKRK; from the coding sequence GTGATTTCCAACATCGATAACCAAGGTCTCCTCGTCGCCGTCGACGGGCCCAGCGGCGCCGGCAAGTCCACCGCCTGCCGAGCGGTCGCCCGCGCCCTTGACGCAAAATACCTCGACACTGGTGCCATGTACCGCGTCGCCACCCTGCACGTGCTCAACCAGGGCATTGACCCGGCGGACACCCAGGCAGTTATTGCGGCGACCGCCCAACTGCCGCTGACCGTCAACGATGATCCCGACTCCCGGGAAGTGCTACTCGGTGGGGTAGATGTCTCCGCTGACATCCGCACCCCCGAGGTCACCACCGCAGTGTCCGCGGTGTCCGCAATTCCGGCAGTCCGCGAAAACCTCGTCGCCGCCCAGCGCGACCTCGCCGCCCGGGCCGGACGCTGCGTGCTCGACGGCCGCGATATCGGCACCAACGTCTTCCCCGACGCGCCTGCAAAAATCTTCCTCACCGCCTCCGCGCAGGTGCGCGCCCGCCGCCGCCACAATGAGCTCGAACAAGCCGGCCATGCCATCACTTTCGAGGAGGTCCTCGCCGACGTGGAGCGCCGCGATCACCTGGACTCCACCCGCGCGACCAACCCGCTGGCGCCGGCCGACGATGCCTACCTGCTCGACAGCAGCGACATGAGCCTTGATGAGGTCATCGCAACCATGCTGGCCATCATCGAGGACTCCTGCGAGGAGTACGCCGACAACGGTGCCGACGATGATTACGAGGAGCTCAGCGACACCGAGTACACCATCCTCGACGAATCCGACTTCGACGAGTCCGAATTCGGCGACGCCGACTTCGGTGAAGACTTCACCGAAGAGCAATGGCAGGAGATGGAAAAAGCCTTCGGCATCAACCCCGACGGCCACGTACAGGAAAACCTGTGCACCGTCGCCATCGTCGGCCGCCCCAACGTTGGTAAATCCTCCCTCGTCAACCGCTTCCTCGGACGCCGCGAAGCCGTCGTAGAGGACTTCCCCGGCGTGACCCGCGACCGCATCTCCTACATTGCAGACTGGGGCGGGCGCCGCTTCTGGGTGCAAGACACCGGCGGCTGGGACCCCGACGCCAAAGGCATCCACGGTGCAATCGCCCGCCAGGCAGAAACCGCCATGGCCACCGCAGACGTCATCGTCTTCGTGGTCGACACCAAAGTCGGCATCACCGAAACCGACGAAGTCATGGCGCGCAAACTGCAGCGCAGCGACGTGCCCGTCATCCTCGTGGCCAACAAGTTCGACTCCGACAGCCAATACGGCGATATGGCCGAGTTCTACGCCCTCGGCCTCGGTGACCCGTACCCCGTGTCCGCACAGCACGGCCGCGGTGGCGCAGACGTGCTGGACCAGATTCTCAAGGAATTCCCCGACAGCCCCCGCCACCCCTCCATCGTCGACGGCCCGCGCCGTGTCGCCCTGGTCGGAAAGCCCAACGTCGGCAAGTCCTCCCTGCTCAACAAGATCTCCGGTGAGGAACGTTCCGTCGTCGACAACGTCGCCGGCACCACCGTCGACCCGGTGGACTCCCTGGTTCAACTCGACCAGCAGTTGTGGAAGTTCATCGACACCGCCGGACTGCGCCGCAAGGTGAAAAACGCCCAAGGCCACGAGTACTACGCGTCGCTGCGCACCAAGAGCGCCATTGATGCCGCCGAGGTTTGCGTGTTCATGCTCGACGCCTCAGAGCCCGTCAGTGAACAAGACCAAAAAGTCCTCAACATGATCGTCGAATCCGGCCGCGCGCTGGTCATTGCGTTCAACAAGTGGGACCTGATGGACGAAGACCGACGAGAGCTTCTCGACCGCGAAATCGACCTGCAGCTCGCCCACATCCCCTGGGCCCGCCGCATCAACATTTCCGCCAAGACAGGGCGTGCTCTCCAGCGTCTGGAGCCCGCCATGATTGAAGCACTCGAATCCTGGGATCAGCGCGTCACCACCGGCCAGCTCAACAACTGGTTGCGCCAAACCATCGCGCAGAACCCGCCGCCCATGCGAGGCGGCCGCCTGCCCCGAGTGCTGTTCGCAACCCAGGCATCCACCCGCCCGCCAGTGATCGTGCTGTTCACCACCGGCTTCCTGGAGGCCGGATACCGCCGCTACCTGGAGCGTCGATTCCGTGAAACCTTCGGCTTTGAAGGCTCCCCGGTGCGTATCGCCGTGCGCGTCCGTGAAAAGCGCAAGCGGAAGTAA
- a CDS encoding pseudouridine synthase, protein MTPPARRDGTPDKRPERSKQKAADIYVSKAKPARHQHVDRDRSVQPSGEGIRLQKVLAQAGVASRRMAEKLIDDGRVEVDGNIVTTQGMRIDPNTAVVRVDGARVRINEDMVYFVLNKPRGIHSTMSDDMGRPCVGDIVGEKLDAGQRLFHVGRLDAATEGLLLLTNDGGLANRLMHPRYEVSKTYLATVVGEADRELIRTLKAGVELDDGPAKADYVQIVDTWQGKSIVRVELHEGRKHIVRRMLKAAGFPVERLVRTKIHTVQLGEQTPGTIRALNSAELTSLYKAVGM, encoded by the coding sequence GTGACCCCACCCGCTCGCCGAGACGGCACACCGGATAAGCGCCCCGAGCGCAGCAAACAAAAAGCAGCAGACATCTACGTCTCCAAAGCGAAACCCGCCCGCCACCAGCACGTTGACCGCGACCGGTCCGTGCAGCCTTCGGGCGAAGGCATCCGCCTGCAAAAAGTCCTCGCCCAAGCGGGCGTGGCTTCTCGCCGCATGGCGGAAAAACTCATTGATGACGGCCGCGTCGAAGTAGACGGCAACATCGTCACCACCCAGGGCATGCGCATCGACCCCAACACCGCCGTTGTCCGCGTCGATGGCGCCCGCGTGCGCATCAACGAGGACATGGTGTACTTCGTGCTGAACAAGCCGCGGGGCATTCACTCCACCATGAGCGATGACATGGGTCGTCCCTGCGTGGGCGACATCGTTGGCGAAAAACTCGATGCGGGACAGCGCCTGTTCCACGTCGGCCGACTCGACGCCGCCACCGAAGGTCTGCTCCTTTTGACCAACGACGGCGGACTAGCCAACCGGCTGATGCACCCGCGCTACGAGGTGTCCAAAACCTATCTCGCCACCGTCGTTGGTGAAGCAGACCGCGAACTGATCCGCACCCTGAAAGCCGGCGTCGAACTCGACGACGGCCCCGCCAAGGCCGACTACGTGCAAATCGTCGACACCTGGCAAGGCAAATCCATCGTGCGGGTCGAACTGCACGAAGGGCGCAAACACATTGTGCGTCGCATGCTCAAAGCGGCGGGTTTCCCCGTCGAACGCCTCGTGCGCACCAAAATCCACACTGTTCAGCTGGGTGAACAAACACCCGGCACCATCCGAGCTCTCAACAGTGCTGAGCTCACAAGCTTGTACAAGGCGGTGGGAATGTGA
- a CDS encoding adenosylmethionine--8-amino-7-oxononanoate transaminase — MNTHDIITFDQRHLWHPYSPTPAAMDPIPIATARGVLLTTTDGQELIDGMSSWWAAAHGHSHPHLVQAARDQIDKMSHVMFGGLTHQPAVDAARKLLALTDESLTKVFFADSGSVSVEVAIKMALQYQRGHGHPERTKLLTWRSGYHGDTFGPMSVCDPDGGMHSLWKGALSEQIFAPAPPVRGSSPAVIADYLATVESLITDSVAAIIIEPVVQGAGGMRFHDPETVAGIRALCDAHDLVMIADEIATGFGRTGDVFTTQAAGITPDILCVGKALTGGFMTLAATLATDDIAAAIDTDDGGGALMHGPTFMANPLACAVASAALDLIQDGYWKTAVARIEKELEQNLAPLRDDPRVADVRVLGAIGVVELIQPCDMKTATRAATDHGVWLRPFGKLIYTMPPYIATTEDVATICTAIHAAVDAQPHPA; from the coding sequence ATGAACACCCACGACATCATCACCTTCGACCAACGCCACCTCTGGCACCCCTACAGCCCCACCCCAGCGGCCATGGACCCCATCCCCATCGCCACCGCCCGCGGGGTACTCCTCACCACCACCGACGGGCAGGAACTCATCGACGGGATGAGTTCCTGGTGGGCCGCCGCACACGGACACAGCCACCCCCACCTGGTGCAGGCGGCCCGCGATCAAATCGACAAGATGAGCCACGTCATGTTCGGCGGGCTTACCCACCAGCCGGCCGTCGACGCTGCCCGCAAGCTCCTCGCGCTCACCGACGAGTCGCTCACCAAAGTCTTTTTCGCCGACTCGGGCTCCGTCAGCGTCGAAGTCGCCATCAAAATGGCGCTCCAATACCAGCGCGGCCACGGACACCCCGAACGCACCAAGCTGTTGACCTGGCGTTCCGGATACCACGGCGACACCTTCGGGCCGATGAGCGTGTGCGACCCCGACGGCGGGATGCACTCCCTGTGGAAAGGCGCCCTCAGCGAACAAATATTTGCCCCCGCACCCCCGGTACGGGGCAGCAGCCCCGCGGTGATCGCCGACTACCTCGCAACCGTCGAATCCCTCATCACCGACAGCGTCGCCGCCATCATCATCGAACCCGTCGTCCAAGGCGCCGGTGGAATGCGCTTCCACGACCCGGAAACCGTGGCCGGAATCCGTGCCCTGTGCGACGCCCATGACCTAGTGATGATTGCCGACGAAATCGCCACCGGATTCGGGCGCACCGGGGATGTTTTTACCACCCAAGCCGCCGGCATCACCCCCGACATTCTCTGCGTCGGCAAAGCGCTGACCGGTGGATTCATGACACTGGCCGCCACGCTAGCCACCGACGATATTGCCGCCGCCATCGACACCGACGACGGCGGAGGGGCCCTCATGCACGGGCCCACCTTCATGGCCAACCCCCTGGCCTGCGCTGTCGCCAGCGCCGCACTCGACCTCATCCAGGACGGCTACTGGAAAACCGCCGTCGCGCGCATCGAAAAAGAACTCGAGCAAAACCTCGCCCCACTACGCGATGACCCCCGCGTTGCCGACGTGCGCGTCCTCGGGGCCATCGGGGTCGTCGAACTCATCCAGCCCTGCGACATGAAAACCGCCACCCGCGCCGCCACCGACCACGGTGTGTGGCTGCGCCCCTTCGGCAAACTCATCTACACCATGCCGCCCTACATCGCCACCACCGAAGACGTCGCCACCATCTGCACCGCCATCCACGCCGCCGTCGACGCCCAACCACACCCCGCCTAA
- the bioD gene encoding dethiobiotin synthase — MPIIVITGTNTDVGKTIATAALATNLHKHGKKVHVIKPAQTGEPDGHGDRYTVEKLLGEPITTSEYARYPEPLAPNLSARRAGMPQLDLNDVATRIRTADSPDTFVLVEGAGGLLVRIADDWTICDLAHELEAPLIVVTSTQLGSLNLAELTVKTAERKGVRTLGLIGGSLPQHPDLATELNVTELPVVTGVPLLGCLPEGAGKLSPEEFAAACPLEVTPLLDLG, encoded by the coding sequence ATGCCCATCATCGTCATCACCGGCACCAACACCGATGTCGGAAAAACCATCGCCACCGCCGCCCTGGCCACCAACCTGCACAAGCACGGCAAAAAAGTCCACGTCATCAAACCCGCACAAACCGGCGAACCCGACGGTCATGGCGATCGCTACACCGTCGAAAAACTCCTCGGAGAACCCATCACTACCTCCGAATACGCCCGCTACCCGGAACCACTGGCCCCCAACCTCTCAGCCCGGCGCGCCGGAATGCCCCAACTCGACCTGAATGATGTGGCCACGCGCATCCGCACGGCCGACAGCCCCGACACCTTCGTCCTCGTCGAAGGCGCCGGTGGCCTCCTGGTCCGTATCGCTGACGACTGGACCATTTGCGACCTGGCACACGAGCTTGAGGCTCCGTTGATCGTGGTGACCTCCACCCAATTGGGCAGCCTGAACCTGGCTGAGCTCACCGTGAAAACCGCCGAAAGGAAGGGCGTGCGCACCCTGGGGCTAATTGGTGGTAGCCTGCCGCAGCACCCGGATCTAGCCACCGAACTTAATGTGACGGAACTGCCTGTCGTTACTGGAGTGCCGCTGCTGGGCTGTTTGCCCGAAGGTGCGGGCAAGCTTTCGCCGGAAGAATTCGCCGCGGCCTGCCCGCTCGAGGTGACACCGCTGCTTGATCTGGGCTAA
- a CDS encoding IS30 family transposase produces MGRTDAARAVGINVRCALDIDKGLLKVGKKRIPFAPAGPDVRLYNRLMQSLEYVDGRVAVAVQQLPLHKVEKTISDRFLHVEDRETIADLYRQGYSMRAIARKMGRNVSTISRELSRGSDEFGLYRPHYAHRKSVAKRLRPKQRKVDANPQLAEAIYQRLAKCYSPEQIAGELRLEYPDDDTMHVCHETIYQMLYFQARGSLRKEITQALRQGRAHRVTRGQRKPRKRFVDDMVMIADRPAEVDDRAIPGHWEGDLILGAGNKTAIGTLVERTTRYTMLLHLPDGHSAEAVRDALIAKIRQLPQHLRQSLTWDQGSEMAGHKAFTVATDCPVYFCNPGSPWQRGTNENTNGLLRQYFPKGTDLSVYGPEELDAVAHELNDRPRKTLGYQKPSRCLAKLIQDDCCNDR; encoded by the coding sequence ATGGGCCGGACTGATGCTGCCCGTGCTGTCGGTATCAATGTGCGTTGCGCACTGGATATTGATAAAGGATTACTCAAAGTCGGCAAAAAGCGGATTCCGTTTGCGCCTGCAGGGCCTGATGTCAGGCTTTATAACAGACTTATGCAATCGTTGGAGTACGTCGATGGTCGGGTCGCAGTTGCGGTGCAACAGCTACCGTTGCACAAAGTTGAGAAGACGATCAGCGACAGGTTTTTACACGTTGAAGATCGCGAAACCATCGCTGACCTGTATCGCCAGGGGTACTCAATGCGCGCAATTGCGCGGAAGATGGGGCGCAATGTCTCTACCATCAGCAGGGAACTAAGTCGTGGTAGTGACGAGTTTGGGTTATATCGCCCGCATTATGCTCACCGAAAAAGTGTGGCGAAGCGACTGCGTCCGAAACAACGCAAAGTTGATGCCAATCCGCAGCTTGCAGAAGCGATTTACCAGCGTCTGGCCAAGTGCTATTCGCCGGAACAAATCGCTGGTGAATTGCGTCTGGAGTATCCAGACGATGACACTATGCATGTGTGCCATGAAACGATCTATCAGATGCTCTACTTCCAAGCCCGAGGCAGTCTTCGCAAAGAAATTACACAAGCACTGCGCCAAGGCAGAGCCCATCGTGTCACAAGAGGGCAACGCAAGCCACGCAAACGGTTCGTCGATGACATGGTGATGATTGCTGATCGGCCTGCCGAAGTTGATGACCGTGCTATACCAGGCCACTGGGAAGGCGATCTCATCCTGGGGGCAGGTAATAAAACAGCTATCGGCACACTGGTTGAACGCACCACGCGGTATACCATGCTGTTGCACCTGCCAGATGGGCATAGTGCTGAAGCTGTCCGTGACGCACTTATTGCAAAGATTCGGCAGTTACCACAACATTTGCGGCAGTCATTGACCTGGGATCAAGGCAGTGAAATGGCAGGTCATAAAGCGTTCACCGTGGCAACTGACTGCCCGGTGTATTTCTGTAACCCTGGTTCGCCATGGCAGCGGGGTACGAACGAAAACACCAATGGGCTGCTACGGCAGTATTTCCCGAAGGGCACTGATCTGTCCGTATATGGTCCAGAAGAGCTCGACGCGGTTGCTCATGAACTCAACGACCGGCCCAGAAAAACACTCGGTTACCAAAAACCATCACGATGCCTGGCTAAACTAATCCAGGACGATTGTTGCAACGACCGCTAG
- a CDS encoding YchJ family protein translates to MTDSDSSSELLNAAGFPVVGDSDKCPCTSGDTYGQCCGRFHCGSSVAPTAEALMRSRFSAFVVGNSDYLLSTWLGETAPETLHLDPSVVFYRLDIHSTTAGGPFDDRGSVDFEAFYRVGEHRGSQREHSQFAKAAGRWFYIGEA, encoded by the coding sequence ATGACCGACTCCGATTCCTCCAGCGAGCTGCTCAACGCCGCCGGCTTTCCCGTCGTCGGCGACTCCGACAAGTGTCCGTGCACCAGCGGCGACACCTATGGCCAGTGTTGCGGGCGTTTTCACTGCGGTAGCAGCGTCGCTCCCACCGCTGAAGCGTTGATGCGGTCTCGGTTTTCCGCTTTCGTCGTTGGCAACAGCGACTACTTGCTGTCTACCTGGCTCGGGGAGACCGCACCGGAAACCCTGCATCTGGATCCCAGTGTGGTGTTCTACCGCCTCGACATTCACTCCACTACGGCTGGAGGGCCTTTCGACGATCGCGGCTCGGTGGATTTTGAAGCCTTCTACAGGGTTGGGGAGCATCGTGGTTCCCAAAGGGAGCATTCCCAATTCGCCAAGGCTGCAGGACGCTGGTTCTACATCGGCGAAGCCTAG
- a CDS encoding IS1249 family transposase, whose amino-acid sequence MSKNRPLCPLCAGKMIKNGTTTAGTTRWRCKTCGISDTKRRTDVTDAKWFALFINHVTGNATRADIAKRTNTSLATVDRKFLPYWLVQVPANIDHQRIYDQVFLDGTYLAGGCLLIVSTTKHILNWRWCKQETKHDYTELIKPLAPPLIATIDGGRGAFGAIREVWGTNTVIQRCTFHVFNQVKRRTTTRSRTPQGRQLYAIAKQLPTIKNKEQTVRWQYLLHEFGTVHKQWLNEKSIIIDANGNKKEEFTHYRVRKGYTGLVSLIQRNLLFHYINQPKGIIDPKNIKATTNCLEGGFNAPIKRLADHHRGRTAERQRTMIDWWLYLHTELPGDPNKIARQQQWGRHVLAKVKTDTQTKHTANHDDGRPALYDNAIDREYNHSVGIRQGQF is encoded by the coding sequence ATGTCCAAAAACCGACCTCTTTGCCCCCTCTGTGCAGGCAAAATGATAAAAAATGGCACAACAACAGCGGGCACCACCAGATGGCGCTGCAAAACCTGCGGCATCTCAGACACAAAACGACGAACAGACGTCACTGACGCCAAATGGTTCGCCTTGTTCATCAACCATGTCACAGGCAACGCAACACGCGCTGACATCGCCAAACGCACCAACACAAGCCTGGCAACCGTTGACCGAAAATTTCTCCCCTATTGGCTGGTGCAAGTACCAGCCAATATCGACCATCAACGTATCTACGATCAAGTCTTTCTCGATGGCACCTACCTCGCCGGCGGATGCCTGTTGATCGTGTCGACCACCAAACACATCCTGAACTGGCGCTGGTGCAAACAAGAAACCAAACACGACTACACCGAACTGATCAAGCCACTGGCACCACCACTGATCGCCACCATCGACGGTGGTAGAGGCGCCTTTGGCGCCATCCGCGAAGTCTGGGGAACCAACACCGTCATCCAACGCTGCACCTTCCACGTCTTCAACCAAGTCAAGCGCCGAACAACCACCAGATCACGCACCCCGCAAGGCCGCCAACTCTACGCAATAGCCAAACAACTGCCCACCATCAAAAACAAAGAACAAACCGTCCGATGGCAATACCTCCTCCACGAATTCGGCACCGTACACAAACAATGGCTCAATGAAAAAAGCATCATCATCGATGCCAACGGCAACAAGAAAGAAGAATTCACCCACTACCGAGTCCGTAAAGGCTACACAGGCCTAGTGTCACTGATACAGCGAAACCTACTGTTTCACTACATCAACCAGCCCAAAGGCATCATCGACCCAAAAAACATCAAAGCCACCACCAACTGCCTTGAAGGTGGTTTCAACGCCCCCATCAAACGACTAGCAGACCACCACCGCGGAAGAACCGCCGAACGACAACGAACCATGATCGACTGGTGGCTCTACCTCCACACAGAACTGCCTGGCGATCCGAACAAGATCGCCAGGCAGCAACAATGGGGCCGTCACGTACTCGCCAAAGTCAAAACGGACACCCAAACAAAGCACACAGCCAACCACGACGATGGTCGACCAGCACTCTACGACAACGCAATCGACCGAGAATACAACCACTCAGTCGGAATACGTCAAGGCCAATTCTAA